A genomic segment from Oncorhynchus clarkii lewisi isolate Uvic-CL-2024 chromosome 12, UVic_Ocla_1.0, whole genome shotgun sequence encodes:
- the LOC139422633 gene encoding uncharacterized protein has product MSKNRDTAVVTVGFGQGSKVDSVPMGSRMTHIPESLTGQRGPGKPQSSGPRHGRLMHQSTLSLGDPQGSGTSYTTTHTQSYCGREADGQPLVFFPRDPAYPSQHTSQLDLSHTSISQSQTHSRDIHNPKDIIPFNVLHRLGQSNWSRNREGVAMREVTNPKEPTPYWTTYRSEHRSPSPSPSPHDPTGRPTLWHQHDILTGEARSPAGPGNARRQSGDRVLWATRRWETDCCSLRLY; this is encoded by the exons ATGTCTAAGAACCGGGACACAGCTGTGGTGACAGTAGGCTTCGGCCAGGGTAGCAAGGTGGATAGTGTGCCCATGGGCAGCCGGATGACCCACATCCCAGAGAGCTTGACTGGGCAGCGGGGTCCAGGCAAACCCCAGTCTTCAGGCCCGAGGCATGGGCGTCTGATGCACCAGAGCACCCTGTCACTAGGGGACCCACAGGGATCTGGGACCAGCTACACGACCACACACACTCAG AGTTACTGTGGGCGGGAGGCCGACGGCCAACCTCTGGTCTTCTTTCCCCGAGATCCCGCCTACCCCTCCCAGCACACCAGTCAGCTGGACCTGAGTCACACATCCATCAGCcaatcacagacacacagcagagaCATCCATAACCCCAAAGACATCATCCCG TTCAATGTTCTTCATAGGCTGGGTCAGAGTAATTGGTCTCGTAATCGCGAGGGCGTGGCCATGAGAGAGGTGACCAATCCCAAGGAGCCCACCCCCTACTGGACGACCTATCGCAGTGAGCACAGGAGTCCTAGCCCCTCTCCCTCACCACACGACCCCACTGGTAGACCCACACTGTGGCATCAACATGATATACTGACAG GTGAGGCCAGGAGTCCAGCAGGTCCAGGTAACGCCAGGAGACAGTCTGGAGACAGAGTCCTGTGGGCAACACGACGCTGGGAGACAGACTGCTGCTCCCTCCGACTCTACTAA